In the genome of Nerophis ophidion isolate RoL-2023_Sa linkage group LG28, RoL_Noph_v1.0, whole genome shotgun sequence, the window AATTTTTAGTCCACAAGTAGGTTACTAGATGGTGCAGAACATCAGATATATGCATTATACAACATGGAAAAAAATACCTGAAAAGGACAACTTTTACAGACCCCATGGCTTTGTAGCCCCAACCAGCCAGCTGTGGAGGTTAGACGTCTACAACTGTCCAAGAGGAACCACCAACGGAGTCACCTCGTTTTTAACGTCAAAATATTCTGATCCAAGGTATAGCATTGATTTGAGTTTATTTTTTCTCCTCTCTCCCTTGAAAAATAAGCACGATGCAAGTGTACAATCGCTATCACCGccgctttttttgtattttttttaagggGACTGCGAACAAACCTCAGGCCTCAAATCAGGTCAGCCACATTCAAGGGCATCTCCTCCACTGTGGTATTGTAAAACGTCTCAATGTCGCGCAGAATCCTCTTGTCCTCTTCAGTGACAAAGTTAATAGCAACTCCTTTTCGGCCAAAGCGGCCGCCACGGCCAATTCTAGTGTGAGAATAGTGTGTTAGGAGTCTCTAAGAGTGAAGGCAAACCTCAATCAGTGGGTCTCCCTACCTGTGAATGTAGTTCTCACGGTTTGTAGGAAGGTCATAGTTTATGACCAGGGACACTTGCTGCACGTCAATCCCACGAGCCTGGaagacaattgaaaaaaaaaaaaaaaaaaaggttagatTTAAGTCTTAAGATGCTTGGTCATGTCGCTCGCATTTTTAGTAACAGAATCCTAGAGTAGAGGAAACCATTGTGGAGAACGAGCCCTAATCTTCCAAAGGATTAAACTGCTAAGTCATTGTAGGACTTGAACAGGATGTTTGTAAACCTTTGGGCTTTTGACGCATTGGTTTTTCATCAATGAGCAGGTACTAACCAGAAGATCTGTAGTGATCAAGACTCTGCTTGAACCAGACCTGAACTCCCTCATAATGACGTCACGCTCCTTCTGGTCCATATCGCCATGCTGCACAGAGACAGTTGGTTGACATTCAGTTTGCATGAAGACTAAGAACAGACAGAGCTTACCATGATAAAaggaactggaaatctcattaaaaatatacaacataaaaagGTGGGGAAACATGTAAATGCCAAATCACTCCTGCCTGCTGGTGTTACTATATCAGAGTTATTGGGCAGAAATAACTAAGGAAGTACATATTCACTCACTGTTACAAAGACCAGGTACATTAATACATGTTGGATATAAAGCTTAAACTTTGGTGaaatccaaaacaaaaaaaacagctaaaactATGTACAAAGCAAACCGGCTACCcaggaatatacaacaattcaaGAAAAATATAACTACAGAAAAATTGAACAAAACATTTGAATGCACAAACACtaaaaacctttagtatatcagtgtgtgaaattaaattatgaaataatCCAGCAAAGAAGTCAGTGTAATATTATGACCTTGTTTTAGAAATGGTTTATACTAGTGTTTTAGGTACAAAGAAGATTTTTGATAAACATCTTGTTAATGAAAATAAGATTTACCTTCAAGTAAATCATAATTGACTTAGCTATTAAGTTAACTTATTTAGAAATTAATGTAAACtgaaaattgagaacaggaattgAACGCATGTTGAACGCATGTTGGAAATTGCTAAGTAAAAAAGGGGTCAGATTCAGACATGTAAAGAATGaaatcaaaatatgtaaaatcaGGGTATcagcaggtttcagcaagtcaaatttaagacctttttaatgccggtttgaatgaaatttaagaacgaaaaaaaatctataaatataagcgatggttggggatcccactgtactacaacctcaatgacagtCAAGTTTACttgttgtatgtttattaataaacaaactgataagcaccactctgccaaacagcttatcaaaaatcttgagatccaaaacaaaccaaccaacgccagtaaaaacataataaccgaggtgagggtaaaaatacaTTACATTAACACATACCGAGACCCGTTGACTTGGTCGAAGAGCAGGTTTTGAATGTGAGGTGCTAATTTGTGTCTcgtaatatatgctgttttatccTTTCCGCAGGAAAATGTATCAGCAACCTGAGAATCAGGAAACATCACACGAAAAAGATCGCCAATCCCGTCATGAGGTGTAGGTttgatgtttcaccacagtgtgcaagatccataacacctcggattttaaagttgctgtcccgccgaagattagtgtcaggtcagtgctgctagcggcagttgttgctagctgggggtgcgttggcgctggacccacgtagaactgagagatgcccggtgtttgtttttggctctctgccGCAATTCTATGCTTACCGCACTGCATGTGCGATTCGACCGCTCTAATTCCCACGGTGCCAAGTTTGAAATCCCTCTTACAAAGTATTCACCTGGCCTCCTCGGGATTGGCAACAGGCTTAAGCCAGCTTTTAAACCGGCTGTCCTGCAGCCAACGCTCGCAAAACTTGCATTTCCCCATGCTGACTGAAAGGGGGGACGCGAGGAAGGAGTCTGCGCGCGACCAGACTATGCTTGCGACTgacactgaaatcactcacttttactcaaagacgtgccataacttttactcaaagaagtgccccgaaaaaaaaacaaaaaacaaccttgcccgacaatttaagaccatcttaggaatttctaataaatttaatactttttaaggccttaattttagatacatgaatttaagactttttaaagaTCTGCGGATACCCTGAAAAAATAGTTTCAATAATTATATTGAAACTATACATGTTCAAAAAGCACTTTAACTACCATAGCAGAGACTGTGAAGTCCCTCGCGTGCATCTTCTCAGTCAACCAATCCACTTTTCTCCGGGTGTTGAGGAAGATCACAGCCTGGGTGATGGTCAGAGTCTCGTAAAGGTCACACAGTGTGTCCAGTTTCCACTCCTGGGAGATACAAAAACCATGCAGGTATGACAAGTGACTTGGTTCACTTTGGAATCACATTCAAAACTTTCTGAAAAACTGATGTAACACAACCTCTTGAGACAACAGACATTGGACATTAAGAAAGCGGTCCCTCTGGGCCTCAATTCAGATGCGGTGTATTTTAGTCTCCTTCCCTGGTTTACCCATGCTTACACACCCACATGAGCCAAGCCTGGTAGGCTGGGCTTCTGCAGTTTGAGCAGGGTGCTTAAAAGAGAAGGGTTGTTTCACCAACAAATGAGACTAAAAAGATAGAAAGAGATACCCACCTCTCGCTCTACATTGATGTAGAACTGCTTAATACCCTCCAGGGTAAGCTCTTCCTTCTTCACCAAGATGCGAATGGGGTCTCGCATAAACTTCTTGGTCACCTCCAGCACGTCTGTAGGCATGGTGGCCGAGAGCAGAACAACCTGGAAAAAATCAGTTTTGTGAGCAGGTACCTAAAACAGGGGTTTTGACCTAAAGAAAATGATAAATCATATGTGTAAGGACGGGTACCAATGTCACTATTTTAACAATAGGCACCCACCAAATCCCACGGGTACTATTCGGATATTGCTTCCCTAAAACCAAATGCAGCCATATTCCAATACCTTTGTTGCTTGTGACCTCACACACAGTCACATTAGAGTGCAGACTAAACACAGGCTCAAGGaaatcactcaagcagcactcttGATCAACATAACCAAACCCCTTTTAAGTAATGTTGAAACTTAAAAAAGGGGACCTATTCTGCAAAACCAACTTTGATCGCCTATTGCTTCCTGCCGTTTTGCACTTAGGATCGGCAAAGTCCACAAAATTTGAAATCCAACCTTGGAGACATAGCAGAGATTTACAAAACAACCTTGCCGTCCCTCATACTTCttccaaacgagccgtttggaatttgaccCAGGTGTGATGTCAGCATATTGGGTACATGTAGAAATTTATGCAAACATCttagctcaggggtcaccaaccttttagaaaccaagagctaccagtttgatacacacttaaattgccaaaaatagccaatttgctcaaatttacctttaatatatatatatatatatatatatatatatatatatatatatatatatatatatgagtatttctgtctgtcatttcgtcgtacattttttttcctttaacggaaggttttttgtagagaataagtgatgaaaaacacttaattgaacggtttaaaagaggggaaaacaggaaaaaaatgaaaattaaattttgaaacagttaatcttcaatttcgacgctttaaaattcaaaattcacccgataaaaaaggagaaaaacaagctaattcaaatgtttttggaaaaattttaaaaataattcatggatcatcattagtaattgttcctgattaagattaattttgatgacatgttttaaataggttaaaattgtTTGAATATGTAacgaattggaccaagctatatttctaacaaagacaaatcgttatttcttctacattttcaagaacaacatttttaaaagaaattcaagactttaaaataatatttaaatttaattctaaagattttctagatttcccagaataattttttggaaataATATCTTAATAAGTTTCaagaaatatttgacaaatattcttcgtcaaaaaaaacaaggataaaatgaagaattaaattaaaatgtattaattattctttacattaaaaaaaaaaaatttacttgaacattgatttaaatcgtcaggaaaggaaggaatttaaaaaaaagtatgtgtttaaaaatcctaaaatcatttttaaaggttatattttttctctagaattgtctttctgaaaagtaaaaatatttatttaaacaagtgaaaaccaagtctttgaaatattttcttggattttaaaattatatttgagttttgtctctcagaattataaatgtcgagcaaagcgagacaagcttgctagtaaataaaaaaaaatagaggcagctcactgttaagtgctgctatttgagatatttttttagaaacaggccagcgggctactcatctggtccttacgggctacctggtgcccgcgggcaccgcgttggtgaccccctgtCTTAGCTCAGGTCTGTCATTTTGAATTCATGTACAAGCATCTGAGCCACATGacaatgaaaacaaaagaagGAAAATTATCTACTGGTTACTTTAACCAGCACAAATGCTCAGCCTATCTGAAATATTTATTGCCTTACTTTTAAACTTCATTTGTAGCAATTTGTATTCAAATGTGATGTATATGTGTAAACTAGAGCTGGGAAGATAATATATCAATATACATCACAATAGTCAAATATCaatgaaaaatgtatttgttaaaaacctttatgtatttattggtaaaaaaacaaaaaaaaaaaacagctgaaaTTATGAAACAAGGTTGGTTGAATGAACAAAGCCTCTCTGGTAACTAAGCAGGGAATTACACTAGTGGGAAGGACACCCTAACGATCCAATCTTGTCTGGCggttgattctctgcatggagtaaGAGAAACTAATATCTTGGTACattaactcagtggttctcaaatgggggaatgcgtacccctggaggtacttgaaggtatgccaagggatacgtgagatttttcaaaaatattctaaaagtagcaacccctcaaaaataatttataaatatatttattgaatgatactttaaCAAAATGTGAATGCAAGTTCAgtaactgaaaagaaatgcaacaatgcaatattcagtgttgacagcaagatttttttttgtggacatgttccataaatattgatgttaaagatttttttttgtgaagaaatgtttagaataaagttcatgattccagatggatctctattacaatccccaaagagggcactttaagttgatgattacctctatgtgtagcaatctataattgaatcactttgtttttcaacaagattttagttaattttatatctttttttcccccaaatagttaaagaaagaccactaccaatgagcaatatgttgcactgttaatacaatttaataaatcagaaactgatgacatagtactgtattttacttctttatctatttttttcaaccaaaaatgctttgctctgattagggggtacatcactgaaaaaaggttgagaaccactgcattaactcAACAGAACTTAACTCTTGTTTTACTGGTTGTAATGCACAGTGAAGCAACCTTCTGACACTTCTAATATACAGGTCTAATTAGTAGCTCCCCAAACAATGTTGTGAAATTGTTAATAGCTtagacactactgccatctagtgtctcaaAACTGCAACTACCTTTAAATCTACTACATACAACTAACTAAAATTGAGCGCTGCAGAGAGAAAAATCTGGTCTTAAAATTATGCAAGGCCTTACTTTCCACCAAGAATGGTAATGCAACAGACCTATATTCACCACCTTAAACTACATTCATCCTACAAAGAAACCTACACTGATAAATGACACTCTTGGTAAGTTGGACAATgcatatataaaaaacaaaacttatgtTTTTAAATGTGAAACAGAGCAAACCACTTCGAGAAGTCCACAAACCCGCGCCAGAATAGAGTGtttctcccaaaaaaaaaaaaaaacttgatgaGTGGGTGACTAGTTATGGCAATGGAGGAGCCTTAGTAACAGTAAGTGTGAATGATACATTAGCAAAATTTGTAGTGTAAATAGCTTAGACTTTCAATGTAGGACAATAGTACCACACCCGCCATCAAATTATTTTTCCTTTAAACGGCTTATAAAATTGGACCAGTGTCTGTTTAGCAATGGATCAGTTTAATATAATCAATTGCGTAAACCAAGCAGCTTGTGGCTTTGTTTACTGTATAGCCTGCTTGAGCTTTGATATGTGCAGTTCTGAGTTGTTAACAtgaaatagaatagaaaatgtgtttgtcaatataCGTCTAGGATCTAGCATTGGAGAGTTATAGATTACGTTTAGCCATAGCAAATAATACCAGGTCTGTAAACTCACTTTTTCCTCACTTGTTTGCCTGTGTCTTGATGTGCCGAACAACTAGCCGGTTTCGCTATATCATCTGGGATGTTGTCTTGTGGTGAAAGTCACCCGAAACATGTGGGTATTGGTGGCAGTCACCAATGCCCATACAATATGTGCTAAATAAAAGCAACAAAAAATGGCTGCCTGGGTAGAGATGAAGGTTCACCAAACGGATGCGGTGAGGAGGGTTTAATTTGCATCTAATAAGTCTGCCTCTCAAATTCTGTGTTTTGAAAGATGCAAATTGGCTTGAAGACAagtctgtaaaacaaaaaatgagaAATTGTCACCCAACAACCACCATTAGATGCTAAGTACACAACTGTACTACATGACCTCCAACTGCAGCCAGTATGCTTGGTAAAAACGCTCAAAATTAATTTACATTGGACTTGCCGTAGATAAAATAAGCATCAGCAAATTTTAAATGGCTATTTCAACACAAGATTAATGTTAAACACTTCAtgtgtaataagcacaatacttaaCAGTATTCACACTTTGTTGGGGGGGGGACATAACATTCGGCTTCCTTAAAAAAAAGCTACTTACTAGTTGACACATACCACAGATACACAGTATCtatacagtactgccatctaatgtctttgCAGTgaaactgcattgcaaatgacTCAAATGTTCTCAGAAAACAAGCTCACCTAATCAGAAAACAAGCTCACCTAATCAGAAAACAAGATCACCTGGACAGCAGTTACCAtaatcagctatttttaaatgtgacattaattttttttaacatttattcacACAAAAGTGCCGAAAACATGAATCGTTGAGTTCAGGTATCATTCCTAAGTACCATGGCACCAAATtagttcaaatgtgaacggtgcCCAACCCTACACAAATGTAACACTTGAGCCTTGAGAAAGCGGCCACCGAACATTAAGAAAGAGGTTCGACCCCATCTCATTTCTGGCACAGTGAGCAATCGTCTTCTTCCACGTTGATACTCTGCTAGCATTATCGCGTGGAACAGAATTCTGGACCATGAGATTATAGCAGAGTTCTTTTTATGTGGAAGGGTAAATGATCAAAACCATTCAATGGAATATTCTTACCTGAATGTTTGTGCTCAGTTTCTGGAAGATCTCATAGATCTGATCTTTGAAACCGCGACTCAACATCTCATCTGCTTCGTCCAGAACAAACATCTTTATCCATTTTGGGGCTGTAAGGAATTGCTCATTATGAGGATTTTTGATCTCGGCAGCGCTGGTTCCCGTCAGAAAAGTTTGAACCACTGTACTCACACAGATGTCTCCTGTTGAGCATGTCATACACTCGACCTGGTGTGCCCACAACTATGTGTGGCGCCTCCGCTTGAAGCTTCTGGATTTCGCTGCGAAGATTAGTTCCTCCAATACAGGCATGACAGGTTGCTCCCATGTAGTCGCCCAGAGCCAAAATGACCTTCTGAATCTTAAGAGCGCAGAAGACAAAAAGTAGCTCAGCAAAAGACTGACGAATGAACCAAGCGTGTAGATGACAAACTGCAGAGTGATCAGTGTTAAGAGAGCTCTCAACACAAAGAGTCAGTCCCGAAAGATGGTATGCCATCATATCACCCAGTTATCCACAGCAACAAATTAAATTAGTCAATTCAGCCAGATCACCTTCTAGACCAATGCAGCCATGGACGGAGACTACACCAATCTTTGGGggattaattttcacattttcaaATTTTAGGGAGTCTTAAAGAACGGTACCTTTTGAATCTGAATAGTGTCCTCATTGAGCTGCTTAGGTCTGAGACACTGCTGAGGTACTCATGACCTCAGGAACAGCATACCTGCTGAGCCAGCTCCCTGGTGGGGGCCAACACCAGAGCCTGAGTCTCCTTCTGGTTTATGTCCAGCTGCTGCAAGATGGAGATGGCAAATGTGGCCGTCTTGCCAGTGCCTGACTGGGCTTGAGCAATGACATCAAAGCCTGAGGGCAAAAGAAAGTCAACTGACTACAAAGGCAGCAATACACTAAAAGTTAAATTCTAAAGAATGCACATGAGCGATCAGTGAGTAAAGGGTTATCCCCATTATTGGGTAAGTCCCGAAAGATGGTAAAGCATCATTTCACTCAAATATagaaaagtatttattattctcacGCTACCTTTAATGCAAGGGATGATAGCCCTTTGTTGGATAGCCGAAGGCTTCTCAAAACCATATGCGTATATTCCTCGAAGGAGAGTCTCCTTCAGGTTCATATCATCGAAGTTGTCTGTAATTTCATTCCAGTTGCTCTGAAaatgaaaaacaaatgttttagcgTTATGGCTTTATCCGGTAGTTTGTTAAGTGTTATGTACCTCGATGACACCATCTGGCTCCATTCCATCTGGCCCCACATGGTCGCTGTTGGGACAAGTTGATATTAGCCACCAACATTACTCAGAATGTTTATTAGCAAAACCTAATATAGTTAATAATATTGTGGTTTCCCATCCACCGCACCTCAAAAGTTGATTCAAACATCAGGCCTACGACATATCGGGGACGGAATACATTTTCTTTGGCGaccaattcatttaaaaaaacattggtGCCAATCAGCGTTCA includes:
- the eif4a2 gene encoding eukaryotic initiation factor 4A-II, yielding MSNDCADYNSDHVGPDGMEPDGVIESNWNEITDNFDDMNLKETLLRGIYAYGFEKPSAIQQRAIIPCIKGFDVIAQAQSGTGKTATFAISILQQLDINQKETQALVLAPTRELAQQIQKVILALGDYMGATCHACIGGTNLRSEIQKLQAEAPHIVVGTPGRVYDMLNRRHLSPKWIKMFVLDEADEMLSRGFKDQIYEIFQKLSTNIQVVLLSATMPTDVLEVTKKFMRDPIRILVKKEELTLEGIKQFYINVEREEWKLDTLCDLYETLTITQAVIFLNTRRKVDWLTEKMHARDFTVSAMHGDMDQKERDVIMREFRSGSSRVLITTDLLARGIDVQQVSLVINYDLPTNRENYIHRIGRGGRFGRKGVAINFVTEEDKRILRDIETFYNTTVEEMPLNVADLI